Within the Catalinimonas niigatensis genome, the region CTGGCTATTTCAGACCCTAGCCATCTCTCTTGTGTAGGTAATGATTTTGGATACGATCACGTATTTTCCCGCTTCATTGAAGGTCTGGGAAATGCCGGAGATGCATTGTTAGCCATCAGTACCAGTGGCAACTCTAAGAATGTGATAGAAGCAGTACACATGGCACGTAAAAAAGATATGAAAATAGTTGCCTTGACAGGAAAAGACGGGGGACAACTAGGACCTCTGGCCGATGTAGAAATCAGGGTTCCCCACCAGGGCTATGCAGATCGCGTACAGGAAATTCATATCAAAGTCATTCATATCCTGATATTACTGATAGAGAAACAAGTTTTATAAACCTTCAGCTTTCCCTACATTCGTCTGTTAAGTGAAGATACAGGTTTGCTTATCCCCTGTATTAGCCTTTATTTCGGAAAAAACGAGCGGATCTCATGTTAGCAAAAACATATGGTAGTGCAGTATATGGTGTAGATGCTTACTTAATTACCATAGAAGTCAGCGTAGGGCAAGGCACTAAATTTTATATGGTAGGTCTGCCGGACAGTGCTGTCAAAGAAAGTGAGCAGAGAGTAGAAGCAGCCATCAAACATGCTGGCTATAGCATGCCCCGCATCAAGACAGTAGTCAATCTTGCACCAGCGGATATCCGTAAAGAAGGCTCTGCCTATGACTTGCCTATAGCACTTGGAATACTTGCCGCCTCAGGTCAGATTGATTGTCCTGAGTTAGGTAAGTATGTGATCATGGGTGAACTTTCACTGGATGGAATACTGAGACCTATAAGAGGAGCGCTGCCTATGGCCATTGAGGCAAGAAAAAATCAGTATAAAGGCATGATCATTCCTAAAGAAAATGCCAGCGAAGCGGCCATTGTTAACAACCTGAATATTATTGCTGTTGAAACGCTCCGCGAAGCGATTGATTTCCTGGAAGGCAAACTCACCCTGGAGCCACACTGGCACGAAACCCGGGATATTTTTTTCCAAGAGCTCGACAATTTTGAGGTAGATTTCGCTGATGTACAGGGGCAGGAAAGTATCAAGAGAGCTTTGGAAATATCGGCAGCAGGTTCGCACAATGTGATTATGGTAGGCCCTCCTGGCTCCGGAAAGACTATGCTGGCCCGGCGATTGCCCACTATTCTGCCTCCTCTCTCTTTACAGGAAGCATTAGAAACTACTAAAATCTATTCGGTAGCCGGAAAGCTTCCATCCAATGCTTCTCTTATTGCTCAGCGTCCATTTTGTGCTCCCCATCATACCATCAGTGATGCCGCACTGGTAGGTGGAGGCAACATTCCCCAGCCTGGTCAAATTTCTCTGGCTCACAATGGAATTCTTTTTTTGGATGAGTTGCCGGAGTTCAAAAGATCTGTATTGGAAGTAATGCGCCAACCGCTGGAAGAAAGAGCGGTAACCATTGCCCGGGCCAAAGGAACAGTCGCTTTTCCGGCTAATTTTATGCTCATTGCCAGCATGAATCCGAGTCCTTCGGGTGAGTTTTATGATCCGGGAAGTAGTCATCCCGATTCTCCTACTGCAGTTCAGCGTTATCTGAGCAAAATCAGCGGACCTCTGCTAGACCGTATTGATATACACGTAGAGGTAAATCCTGTATCTTTTGATGAAATGACCGCTGGCCGTAAACAGGAGAGAAGTGTCCATATACGAGAAAGAGTAATCGCTGCAAGAAAAATGCAGCAGGAAAGATTTGATGCTATCCGGCAGAATGGGAAGCTTTCTGAACAGGTACACTCTAATGCCATGATGCCCTCTCAATTGGTCAAAGAAGTGTGTCAGATTAATCAGGCAGGAAAAACATTGTTAAAAACAGCTATGGAAAGGCTTAGCCTGTCTGCCCGGGCTTATGACCGCATTTTGAAAGTTTCCCGTACCATTGCAGATCTGGCAGCTTCTGAATCCATAGAAATAGAGCATCTTGCAGAAGCCATTCAGTACCGCAGTCTGGACCGCGAAGGTTGGTTTGGGCATTAAAATGCTTAGTAGTATGTTTCGCAATGTTGTGGCTTATATGGTTTCAATCTTCTGCACTAACGAAGATCCTTTAGCATACTTCAAGGAATTTAAAACCAAAGGCAGTAGCAAGTCAATTTTATGATTCAGACAATAAACTAGCAGAATAAATACACCCATGTCCACACCTATCCTCAGAGCAGGCATTGTTGCCTATGGCCATATTGCACAAAAGTACCATGCTCCTCTTTTGCATTCTTTACCCGGATTTGAGATTGTAAAAGTTTTAGAAAGAAATCGTAATCAGGCCGAAATAGATTACCCTCATGTACAAAGCGTCCGTACGATGCAGGAGTTGCTGGAGGATGATTCTATTGATCTGGTAATCATTACCACACCCAATCAGTTTCATTTTGCCCAGGCTAAGGCAGCCCTGGAAGCTGGTAAGCACGTTGTTTTGGAAAAGCCCTTTACCGTTAGTACCATGGAGGCAGAGATGCTTCTGCAAATAGCTCAGACTGAAGGTAAGTTACTCAGTGTATTTCATAATCGCCGCTGGGATGGGGACTTTAAAACTGTAAAAAAGGTTATCGCATCGGGTGTATTGGGTGAACTGGTAGAATTTGAATCCCGCTTTGACCGCTTTATTAACTATCAGAGAGAAAATTATTGGCGTGAGCAGGATATTCCCGGAGCTGGTGTACTTTATGATTTGGGTCCCCATCTGATAGACCAGGTACTTCAGCTCTTTGGTAAGCCACTTCGGCTCTTTGCTGATATACGCAAACAAAGAAAGGACAGCCTGACAGACGATTATTTTGATATCATCCTGTTTTATGATCAGTTAAAGGTAAGATTAAAAGCAGGAAATCTGGTGAAGGAACTCCAGCCTCGATTCATTATCCACGGTACAAATGGTTCCTATGTAAAGCATGGACTGGACGCTCAAAGACTGACACCCATAAATGCCGAAAATTTAGCTTCGCCCGATTGGGGAAAGGAACCTCAGGAACAATGGGGGAAAATTAGTGCTCATTTTCAGGATCTGCATATCAATGGCCAGATTGAAACACTAAATGGTAGTTATCAAAGTTATTATGAAGATATCTATCATGCCATCCTACATAGTCATCCACCAGCAGTAAGCGCTCAGGATGCATTAGACACGATTGAACTGATAGAACTGGCAATACTCAGCAATCAAAAAATGGCAGTCTTGTCCTTGTAATCTTCACTTATTCGTTCATATTTTGTTTCTTGGCTCATGCGTTTTTTAAATGTACATAGGATAGCCATAAGCTTACGGAAATATCGTCAGTGGCATCGTTGGATAGGCATAAGTATTGCTATACTTATTCTCCTAAGCAGCCTTACAGGAATATTACTAGCGTGGAAGAAAAATGTAAGTGTACTACAGCCCCCTACCCAAAATAGTAGCTTCACTGAAACATCAGATTGGTTATCCATCAGCGACATTTCCAAACGAGCCGAAAAAGCACTTTTAGCACATACCCAACTGGAAGCGGTAAGCATAGACAGAATGGATGTACGACCGGATAAAGGCATTGTTAAAGTAAATTTTGAACAGGGGTATTGGGAAGTGCAGCTTGATGGGTACAGTGGTGAAGTCTTGTCTATTGCCCGCCGTCATTCTGATTGGATAGAGCAAGTACACGACGGCTCTATCATCAGTGATTTATTTAAGCTTTTAACAATGAACGTACTTGGTGTAGGCTTGCTTATACTAATGGCTTCCGGTATATGGCTTTGGCTGGGCCCAAGAAAAATGCGAGAAATTAAAAAAAGACAGGAAGCTTAAACAATAACTTATATTTTTGTTTTGATTAAACACAATAATTAGATAATCATGAACCGCTTTTCCATTTTTATTTTTTTTATAGCCATACTGGCTTTGGTATCCTCTGCATGCTCTCCATCTAAAAATATAGGAACTCAGGGAGCAGACACTTACAGTGAAAATATTGCCCAAAATCGTATCACATATACCGATTCTTTAGAAAGTGTCATGGACGGTTCTGAAGTGAACACAAGTATTCGTCCTAATCCTGAAACACCCGTCGTCAATCCCAATCTCAATACTCAGTATGATATCAATGAGCCTTTGGATGAATTCTTAGAAAAAGTAAGTGAGCGCAATGCTGAAAGTAATACTTATCAGGGCTTCACTGTACAAGTCTATACAGGTAGCAGCAGAGAAAAGGCCAATGAAGCAAAAAACATGGTATATAATTTAATGCCTGATGCCAGCCCGACCATTTCTTTTGACCCTCCTAATTATAAGGTAAAAGTAGGAGAGTTTACAGATCGCCTTGAAGCCCAACCTACATATACTACTTTGAAAGGAAATTTCCCGGTTGTGCTGATTGTTCCCGAACGCTTTAATGTTACTAAAGAAGATTAAGAACTTCCTGTCTTACTAATATGGATCTCAAAGAAAAAATCAAGTCTCTTACCCAAGAAAATGTTTCTGAAATTGTCAATATTCGCAGACATCTGCATTCCCATCCGGAACTTTCTTTTCAGGAATATCAAACAGCGCAATATGTAGCTGATAAGCTAAAATCATTTGGTATTGTTCCTACAGAAGGGGTAGCGGATACCGGCCTTGTAGCCATGATTGAGGGAAAAAATCCTCAAAAGAAAGTAATAGCCTTAAGAGCAGATATGGATGCTCTCCCAATACAAGAAGAAAACGATGTACCTTACAAATCTACTAAACCTGGTGTAATGCATGCCTGCGGACATGATGTACATACAGCATCTCTTTTGGGGACAGCCAGAGTACTAAGTCAATTGAAGGAGGACTTTGAGGGTAGCGTTAAGTTGATATTTCAACCGGGAGAAGAAAAAATTCCTGGTGGAGCCTCTTTAATGATTAAGGCTGGTGCTTTAGAGTCCCCTGCACCCAACCACATCTTCGGGCAGCATGTGCTTCCTCATCTCCCCGCCGGAAAAGTTGGCTTTCGGGAGGGTATGTATATGGCAAGTGCTGATGAAATTTATATCACGGTAACAGGGAAAGGGGGGCATGCAGCTATGCCTGAAAAGAACATTGATCCGATCCTGATCACTTCTCATATTATTGTAGCATTACAGCAGATTGTAAGTCGTCATGCCAGCCCTAAGATGCCTACTGTACTCTCTTTTGGTAGAGTCATTGCTGATGGAGCCACCAACATTATTCCTAATGAAGTAAAAGTAGAAGGTACTTTCCGTACGATGGATGAAGAATGGCGTGCCAAAGCACACCACAGAATGAGAGCTATTGCTGAAAGCCTCGCAGAAGGTATGGGAGGTAAATGTGAACTGGAGATCAGGAAAGGGTACCCTTTTCTTAAAAATAGCCCTGAACTTACGCAGAGAGCGAAAAATTACGCTATTGACCTATTAGGACAAGAAAGTGTAGTTGATCTTGACTTATGGATGGCTGCTGAGGACTTTTCGTACTACAGCCAGATAGCCGACGCCTGTTTTTATCGACTGGGTACTGGAAATGAAGCTCAAGGGATTTCTTCTTCAGTACATACTCCTACCTTTGACATAGATGAAGATGCCTTACAGACTGGAGTAAGTTTAATGAGTTGGATTACTATACAGGAGCTCAGGTATTGAATACCCACTGTAAAAATACTGCCAGCAAAAAATAGATCACAAATAGTACCCAATAAAATGAACGGGCCTTCTTTTTTGCTTTCCCGAATAAGTAGTTGTCTATGCCAAATTTAAACCGGCTTTCATATGGAGTTTTCATAAATAAAGTCTTTAAGTCTGAATATTAACCCAACAGTAGATATCAAAAATCAAGGAGTACGCGTAACTCATTTATACATCCTCTTGGCATTTACTCCTATCATTTTGCTACCACAGTAAATTGAATATAAGCAATTTTAGCGTTTTTTTCTACGGATTTTTCCTCTTTATGGAGTTTAAACAGACATACTAAAGTATACTTTTGTCATTTTTTTACGCAAAAAGTGACAATTTTCAATTACGCTTTTTCTGTGTTTCTATTTATAACCCTCCGGTTAAATAGTTTTTACTGTACTAATGAGCTCTGTTAGCCTAAAAAAAGATAATATGGCACTTGTAAATTTGAAAAATACTATTTAATATTACATAAATTATATATTCAACAAGTATTCATATAAGGTCTCAAAAAAAATTAGTGGGAAAAGATAACTCCCACATAACATCAAAAGTTTGAGGTAGCATACCATAGAAGTAAGATTATGAGAAAGACTTCACTTATTGAGCTAAGAAGAATTGTAGCAGAGCTAAATTCAATAAAAGTAGATTATGAAATAAACCTCAAATCTGCTGTAAAAGCGATTGAATGGATTCAAGCTTTAGAAAAAAGTACAGCATCTCTCTAAAAACTTAGTAAATAACTGCCGTCAATATTGGCATATAGTTACACACCTCACCACTTTGAGCTTAAGATAATGGAAAATAATAATACGCAGATCCAGCTAAAAGTAATCAATCATTTAGATTACAAGGAGACACATGGTCTTTTTATCAACGGTCAGTTACATTATACAGGAACTGAGAATGAGTGCGCATTCGTACAACTCAAGCTCATACAAGAATCCAGGCAACAACTACAGGAACACGCGCCCACTGAATAGTGAACGTTAATACTTTATACAAGCTGTCTATTCAAATAACTCTAAGATTTGGTTCTTAAACTCCGGATTGACAGAGGTAGCAATAATCACCGATATCACAAGACCAATGGTCGCCAGCCCCAAGTCTTTTCCTATCATAGCGAAAGCTTCTTTAATTCTTTTCTTTTTGGATTTTGACTTCACTTTTTCTCTTATTCTAAACCCTAATTCTCTTCCCCCTAGCAAGCCTATAAACACCCAGGTTGTACTCATAGGAATCACACTTACAAAAAGCTTGTATACAAGGATAAGAGCATACACAAAATCAATAATTGTAGCGGAACGGATATCTCTAACCTCACTTTTTTCGTTTACGATATCCTGTATTTTGTCTCCTTTGAGATAAAAAATAAGACCCAAGCCTAAAAATACAACCGCAGAAAAACCAATAAACTGCAGGGTATCTAAGGTTCTTGGTAAGTAGATGGCAATGTTGGCAGCATCCTGCATGATCCATACTGACCATAATATTCCGCTGGTAATCCATTGTGCTACAATCCATTTTTTAGAAGCCTTGCCTTTAAAATACTTGGCAGTGAACCGACTAATGGATAACCATACGATCAGACCTAATCCAAAAGCCAGGAAGTAAGCATTGATACTTTTACCAATAACTGAAGCTACAGCTCCCGGACTTACAGCAAAACTACTCAGTAAAAGAAAAGTAGTAGACACTGGCATTCTTAGGCGGGTAAGTACTAGCAGGAATACTGGTGCTGCGATTTGTAAAAAAGCGAATTCATTAGGTTGGGGAAATGCAAGTACTCCATTATCATCTGTAGCCTGAAGTCGTCCGTAGGTTACATCACCGGAATTGATCCACCAGCCTACGGTTACTGTCACTAAAAAAATACCTCCTATGTATAGCCAGAGGACGTACCATTTACGTTCAGCATTGGAGGCAATAAAAGTACCAATGGTTTGTATGCTATCATTAGAAACAGCAGAATAGGCTGCCAATACAAATCCAAACCACATGGCCACTTCAGGAAATGGATAAATCACTCCTGCTAACAAAAACAGAAATGCAGTAATGATAATAAACTTTCTCTCTTCTTTAAATATGTCAAAAAACTGATAAATCAGTTCTCTAAAACGACTAGAATTGATCTGTTTATTTTTTGTCTTTGGCATGATTGCAACAAATAGGACGATATATTTTTCTTAGTTAGACCATCATGTATTATGGTATCAAAACCAAAATATCTGATACTCTTTATTAACCATGATGTACAGTAGCAGCCTTTTAGGCAAACAAAGTTAAGAAGACCTATAAAAGGAGTGATAAAACTCATATTATATTTATGTTAACTTTGCATGCCTAAGAAATAATAGTCTTTTATGCTTTGTAGAGGACAGTTGTTAAATTTTATTTATACGACATAGCAAAAGAATTGTACTTTTGTGCCACAAGAATCAGAGAACGGAAATATATGATTGATTATCAGAACTTCATACTTGATAATGGGCTAAAGGTGTATGTTCACCAGGACATTACACTGCCTATCGCCACAGTAAACTTATTGTACAATGTAGGTTCACGTGATGAAGATGAAAATAAAACAGGGTTCGCTCATCTGTTCGAGCACCTTATGTTTGGAGGATCAATCAATATTCCTTCTTACGACGATCCCTTACAACTGGTAGGGGGTGAAAATAATGCTTTTACAAGTCCTGATATTACCAACTACTACATCAGTTTACCCTCAGATAATCTGGAGACAGCTTTTTGGCTGGAATCTGACCGTATGCTGAGTTTATCATTTGACCCTAGAGTGCTGGAAGTACAACGAAAGGTAGTCATTGAAGAATACAAGCAGCAGTACCTCAATCAGCCGTATGGAGACGCTTTCATGAAATTAAAAGCTTTGGCTTATAAGGTACACCCCTATCGCTGGCCTACGATTGGTAGAAACATTCATCATATAGAGCAGGCCAGCATGGATGATGTCAAAGCCTTTTTCCACAAATTTTATGTGCCTAATAATGCCATTTTAGTTGTTTCGGGAAATGTAATATTTGATGACGTACGCCGGCTGGCTGAGAAATGGTTCGGTCCTATTCCGTCTGGTGAGAGATATGTAAGAAACCTTCCTCAGGAGCCGGTTCAACAGGAACTTCGTATGGAGCATGTAGAAGCGGATGTACCCTCCGATGCCATATACAAATCATATCATGTCCCAGGACGTTTACACAGTCAATATTATACTGCTGATTTGTTAAGCGATGTTTTAGGAAGGGGAAAATCTTCTCGCCTGCATAAAGAACTGGTGAATAAAAAACATCTTTTCAGTAATATTTCTACCTACATTAGCGGATCTATTGATCCGGGTACGCTTAATATTCATGGCAAGCTTAACAAAGATGTGAGTATAGAGGAAGCAGAGGCGGGAATACAGGAAGTAATCCAATCTATACAGCAAAAACCTTTGGATGAAGAAGAATTACAAAAAACCAAGAACCAGGCAGAGGCTACTATAGTATTTTCAGAAATGGAGTTACTCAATCGTTCCATGAACTTAGCCTATTCTGCTCTCTTAGGAAATCCTGACCTTGTCAATCAGGAATCTGAACTCATACAGCGTGTATCTGTAGATGAGGTACAGCAACTGGCTAAGGCAACTTTGATAGAAAACAACACCAGTACCTTATATTACCATGCCAAGCACTAAACACGGTTGTCGCTCTTAACCATACACGCTTTATTTCTTTTTAAAAAACATGAGGTGTTGCTGTGGTAATATATCTTTGTTTTCATATAGTACTAAGCCCACTGCTTCCATTTCTTTGACAGCCTGGGCTTCAGTCATTTTATGCCTTGGCTTAATCATTATTTCGGGATCTTCTGCCCTATATTCTGCCAAAATTACTCTCCCTCCAGGAGCAAGTGAGGCTACAATAGATTTCATCATTTCTCGGGGATGTGAGAACTCATGGTATGCATCTACCATCAATACCAGATCCACACTATCTTCAGGCAGTGCGGAATCATCAATATTTCCTAAAACTGGACTAACGTTCGTGATACGATCTGAATTCATTTTTGCACGTATCATATCCAGCATTTCCGGTTGAATATCTACAGCAAGCACTCTGCCCTGAGGAAGCAATTCACTTATTCTAAAAGTAAAGTAGCCTGTACCTGCACCTATATCAGCAATCACATCATCTTTCTCGAGCTCAAGCGCTTTGATTAATAAATCCGTTCGTTCTTCCTCTTTTCTATTGTCTCTCTCCAGCCAGGCCGCTCCCCTATGTCCCATCACCTGGGCAATGTCTCTTCCCATATAGAATTTTCCTGTTCCATCCGTACTGCTGGGTTCAGCAAAGCTGTAAATGCTATCTGTTGTTGAGATAGCAGCAGAATCTTCTTTCCTTACTTGTGCGCAAGAGAGCTGTGAAATTAATAGTAACCCAATAAAAAAAGTATTTATAATCGGTATGGAGAAGTTTATTTTCATAATAACTCTACTGCCGGATTCCAAAAAAGTTTGTCAAAATCCTCTATCTGCTCGTCTTTTATTCTGATACCTTCTTGTTCTAGCATTTCCTGCATAGCAGTGGGTGTAGCAAAATGATGCTTACCCGTAAGGAGTCCCTGCCGATTCACTACCCTGTGGGCAGGTACATCAGCATACTGATGGGCAGCATTCATTGCCCAACCTACCATACGTGCGCTTCCCTTTGCTCCTAAATAGTTGGCAATAGCACCATAGCTACTCACTCTGCCTTTAGGAATGAGCTTTACCACTTCATAAACACTTTCAAAAAAATTAAATTTATCGTTCATTTACCTATTTTGTATGGAGAGAGTCATTGAAACACGTAAAATAAAAAATTCAAAATACTCGTTTCCTTTAACATAGAAAAGATACATTTTATATTTGCCATATGACTGTACTTAATTTTAAGAACGCTATTGCTACCAACAAATACTTCATTTACATTTTTTGCATCGTTCTATTGTCTGGTTGTGCAAGTAACAAACACGTTGCAGATAAAAGAAGCAGGCCTCACAAAAGAGAAAGGTCTTATGAAAACACTAAGCGATATGAAGGCAACAGGCGATATGCCCACATAGAGAATAAGTCTGAAAGCCAGGCAGATAAAGTCATCTCCATTGCTCG harbors:
- a CDS encoding class I SAM-dependent methyltransferase produces the protein MKINFSIPIINTFFIGLLLISQLSCAQVRKEDSAAISTTDSIYSFAEPSSTDGTGKFYMGRDIAQVMGHRGAAWLERDNRKEEERTDLLIKALELEKDDVIADIGAGTGYFTFRISELLPQGRVLAVDIQPEMLDMIRAKMNSDRITNVSPVLGNIDDSALPEDSVDLVLMVDAYHEFSHPREMMKSIVASLAPGGRVILAEYRAEDPEIMIKPRHKMTEAQAVKEMEAVGLVLYENKDILPQQHLMFFKKK
- a CDS encoding PepSY-associated TM helix domain-containing protein, with translation MRFLNVHRIAISLRKYRQWHRWIGISIAILILLSSLTGILLAWKKNVSVLQPPTQNSSFTETSDWLSISDISKRAEKALLAHTQLEAVSIDRMDVRPDKGIVKVNFEQGYWEVQLDGYSGEVLSIARRHSDWIEQVHDGSIISDLFKLLTMNVLGVGLLILMASGIWLWLGPRKMREIKKRQEA
- a CDS encoding MGMT family protein, producing MNDKFNFFESVYEVVKLIPKGRVSSYGAIANYLGAKGSARMVGWAMNAAHQYADVPAHRVVNRQGLLTGKHHFATPTAMQEMLEQEGIRIKDEQIEDFDKLFWNPAVELL
- a CDS encoding oxidoreductase; translated protein: MSTPILRAGIVAYGHIAQKYHAPLLHSLPGFEIVKVLERNRNQAEIDYPHVQSVRTMQELLEDDSIDLVIITTPNQFHFAQAKAALEAGKHVVLEKPFTVSTMEAEMLLQIAQTEGKLLSVFHNRRWDGDFKTVKKVIASGVLGELVEFESRFDRFINYQRENYWREQDIPGAGVLYDLGPHLIDQVLQLFGKPLRLFADIRKQRKDSLTDDYFDIILFYDQLKVRLKAGNLVKELQPRFIIHGTNGSYVKHGLDAQRLTPINAENLASPDWGKEPQEQWGKISAHFQDLHINGQIETLNGSYQSYYEDIYHAILHSHPPAVSAQDALDTIELIELAILSNQKMAVLSL
- the lpcA gene encoding D-sedoheptulose 7-phosphate isomerase, whose amino-acid sequence is MQDLIKNELEQASLVLNQFIQEPKNIALIEKGAALFAQTIRNGGKIMSCGNGGSHCDAMHFAEELSGRYRENRTALPALAISDPSHLSCVGNDFGYDHVFSRFIEGLGNAGDALLAISTSGNSKNVIEAVHMARKKDMKIVALTGKDGGQLGPLADVEIRVPHQGYADRVQEIHIKVIHILILLIEKQVL
- a CDS encoding YifB family Mg chelatase-like AAA ATPase codes for the protein MLAKTYGSAVYGVDAYLITIEVSVGQGTKFYMVGLPDSAVKESEQRVEAAIKHAGYSMPRIKTVVNLAPADIRKEGSAYDLPIALGILAASGQIDCPELGKYVIMGELSLDGILRPIRGALPMAIEARKNQYKGMIIPKENASEAAIVNNLNIIAVETLREAIDFLEGKLTLEPHWHETRDIFFQELDNFEVDFADVQGQESIKRALEISAAGSHNVIMVGPPGSGKTMLARRLPTILPPLSLQEALETTKIYSVAGKLPSNASLIAQRPFCAPHHTISDAALVGGGNIPQPGQISLAHNGILFLDELPEFKRSVLEVMRQPLEERAVTIARAKGTVAFPANFMLIASMNPSPSGEFYDPGSSHPDSPTAVQRYLSKISGPLLDRIDIHVEVNPVSFDEMTAGRKQERSVHIRERVIAARKMQQERFDAIRQNGKLSEQVHSNAMMPSQLVKEVCQINQAGKTLLKTAMERLSLSARAYDRILKVSRTIADLAASESIEIEHLAEAIQYRSLDREGWFGH
- a CDS encoding SPOR domain-containing protein; protein product: MNRFSIFIFFIAILALVSSACSPSKNIGTQGADTYSENIAQNRITYTDSLESVMDGSEVNTSIRPNPETPVVNPNLNTQYDINEPLDEFLEKVSERNAESNTYQGFTVQVYTGSSREKANEAKNMVYNLMPDASPTISFDPPNYKVKVGEFTDRLEAQPTYTTLKGNFPVVLIVPERFNVTKED
- a CDS encoding M20 metallopeptidase family protein, producing MDLKEKIKSLTQENVSEIVNIRRHLHSHPELSFQEYQTAQYVADKLKSFGIVPTEGVADTGLVAMIEGKNPQKKVIALRADMDALPIQEENDVPYKSTKPGVMHACGHDVHTASLLGTARVLSQLKEDFEGSVKLIFQPGEEKIPGGASLMIKAGALESPAPNHIFGQHVLPHLPAGKVGFREGMYMASADEIYITVTGKGGHAAMPEKNIDPILITSHIIVALQQIVSRHASPKMPTVLSFGRVIADGATNIIPNEVKVEGTFRTMDEEWRAKAHHRMRAIAESLAEGMGGKCELEIRKGYPFLKNSPELTQRAKNYAIDLLGQESVVDLDLWMAAEDFSYYSQIADACFYRLGTGNEAQGISSSVHTPTFDIDEDALQTGVSLMSWITIQELRY
- a CDS encoding M16 family metallopeptidase — translated: MIDYQNFILDNGLKVYVHQDITLPIATVNLLYNVGSRDEDENKTGFAHLFEHLMFGGSINIPSYDDPLQLVGGENNAFTSPDITNYYISLPSDNLETAFWLESDRMLSLSFDPRVLEVQRKVVIEEYKQQYLNQPYGDAFMKLKALAYKVHPYRWPTIGRNIHHIEQASMDDVKAFFHKFYVPNNAILVVSGNVIFDDVRRLAEKWFGPIPSGERYVRNLPQEPVQQELRMEHVEADVPSDAIYKSYHVPGRLHSQYYTADLLSDVLGRGKSSRLHKELVNKKHLFSNISTYISGSIDPGTLNIHGKLNKDVSIEEAEAGIQEVIQSIQQKPLDEEELQKTKNQAEATIVFSEMELLNRSMNLAYSALLGNPDLVNQESELIQRVSVDEVQQLAKATLIENNTSTLYYHAKH